One Huiozyma naganishii CBS 8797 chromosome 5, complete genome DNA segment encodes these proteins:
- the OGG1 gene encoding 8-oxoguanine glycosylase OGG1 (similar to Saccharomyces cerevisiae OGG1 (YML060W); ancestral locus Anc_4.321): MAAQVTAFKRLEYNVCGELLLKNVLQVGQAFRWILEEETGHYYTTMMIPTISVSSGIVILRQTDDSVVEYAYSHEKWTSEQVERHLFSYFRLDIRLLEVHEKEWKLTDPNFAHVSTQGVRILAQEPWETLVSFICSSNNNISRITKMCHGLAENFGTQVGKYCGTVLYSFPTSEQILENGTEDQLRKLGFGYRAKYIMETAKAVVAEKKKHGLDYDYQLLEQMTTRGQSYEMSREYLMQFTGVGPKVADCVCLMGLRMDHVVPVDVHIGRIAKRDYNITATKKELAELKSEYNNLPITRKKVNLELDHIRRQLFEKWGTYAGWAQGILFFKEVGSTNGSTSEGKIKKRKLEKTTEVTPIDDKTFLKLKVAKVEA; this comes from the coding sequence ATGGCGGCTCAAGTTACTGCGTTTAAGCGATTGGAATATAATGTTTGCGGAGAgcttcttttgaagaatgtGTTACAAGTTGGCCAGGCGTTCAGATGGATTttggaagaggaaacaggGCACTATTATACCACGATGATGATCCCAACGATTTCAGTATCGTCTGGGATTGTCATCCTGAGGCAGACAGATGATTCTGTAGTCGAATATGCATATTCTCATGAAAAATGGACAAGCGAGCAAGTGGAGAGACATCTCTTTTCCTATTTTCGTTTGGATATAAGACTGCTTGAAGTTCACGAAAAAGAGTGGAAGCTGACGGATCCAAATTTTGCCCATGTATCCACACAAGGTGTCAGGATACTTGCACAGGAGCCCTGGGAGACCCTTGTATCTTTCATATGTTCCTCAAACAATAATATCAGCAGGATCACCAAGATGTGCCACGGTTTGGCAGAGAATTTTGGAACTCAAGTGGGCAAATACTGTGGTACTGTTCTTTATTCTTTTCCCACCAGTGAACAAATACTTGAAAATGGAACCGAGGATCAGTTGCGGAAACTAGGGTTTGGATATAGAGCAAAATATATTATGGAAACTGCAAAGGCAGTCGTCgctgaaaaaaagaagcatGGGCTTGACTACGATTATCAGCTTCTTGAGCAGATGACCACAAGGGGACAGTCATATGAGATGTCCAGGGAGTATCTAATGCAATTCACTGGTGTAGGACCCAAGGTTGCAGATTGTGTATGCCTTATGGGCTTGCGGATGGACCATGTGGTCCCCGTTGATGTTCACATTGGTAGGATTGCTAAAAGAGACTACAACATTACAGCCACGAAGAAAGAACTTGCCGAACTCAAATCCGAATATAACAATTTACCGATTACAAGGAAAAAGGTCAACCTGGAACTAGACCACATTCGAAGACAAttgtttgaaaaatggGGGACATATGCTGGATGGGCTCAAGGtatcttgttcttcaaagaagtAGGGTCTACAAACGGATCTACATCGGAGGGCAAGATTAAAAAGAGGAAGTTGGAAAAAACCACTGAGGTAACCCCCATTGACGATAAgactttcttgaaattgaaagtaGCAAAAGTTGAAGCGTAA
- the NTE1 gene encoding lysophospholipase (similar to Saccharomyces cerevisiae NTE1 (YML059C); ancestral locus Anc_4.318) encodes MVTETTISTALPPMLPEQLVTEIYQGTGFSWAWRPFTWPMALLRSIVLALLSITKAIVKATNRVTFTVPFSLFLLLAAVLCYITYTVVKGRILSQYKNLQPTPLCEEDPIKNKNTADQQQQQHSGRDPTLSSYLDQFLSAIKIFGYLEKPVFHELTKNMRTQKLDEGEILLLDNAIGFAIVVEGSLQIYHHVEERRKTYGVPFKPLDPRDDSNDPENDSDVDIDFDDDNDTDDLTGDYIYLRDGLGKFQLLNTVKPGNPVSSLVNILNLFVLQDPTTTTTGNSPLDSPLSRSLNQLPTVVPNVVARAATDCTIAIIPPHAFAHLLEMFPRSAAHITQMILTKLYHVTFQTVHSYLGLTNEIMSIEKTLNRTINYKIPDYLIRTVLQQNNTNYHNHNNGPNSTSNNNNNNKEYVRIPPKLSNSSSLKSFRKEKTRPPPKRDSQQGSRHVVLDARDHLNPGDLLSNVPLSRRDDFNLEAIEGDTLGSTVHSSTSASTSDTQHLSSIQTTSFSSVKEETETSAARMALIEAMFTFLGVTRNNMSLDSETNLQHRSSETSLTNSFSSTSSRSRNTETNLRILPSSFAVTSRGRQRNDPSRSKLSPKRSHHQNQGAKKYKEEISPNLDFESAKAEFAQYIKIISYKRGDLIIKQNANGKGLFYVICGSIDVTSSRESDLIESKERHIFTVEAGGIAGYLSSLVGYRSFTNLRAKTDVTVGFLSNEALERLCDKYFLIYLRIAETLTGLLSPRMLKLDHALEWIHLSASDTLFSQGDPANGIYVVLNGRLRQLQTETTGEEPQGGHKSEPPTSQTTSLGELAQGESLGEVEVLTAMNRFTTTVAVRDSELARIPRTLFELLAMEHPSIMIRVSRLVAKKILGNNKQGFSSSKITGENGNRYDFDLTIPPTKPKSHHHTYSSYNQTSANSGTVKYRTITIIPVTAGLPVETFAHKLVHAFKQVGRNTIGLTQSTTLSHLGRHAFDRLASLKQSGYFAELEQIYDTVVYIGDTAVNSTWTKTCIDQGDCILLLANSSASTEIGEYEKLLLKSKTTARTELILLHEERYVEAGLTQQWLRHRSWVDSHHHIQFIVSALAENVTKANGSNSAAITLLDKLSQTDLGRKTYNIKRLLPDSIKNTVENFSLRFMNKSRQVYNPVHVHKSDFLRLARILSGQAIGLVLGGGGARGISHLGVLQAIEEQGIPIDIIGGTSIGSFIGGLYARDYDVVSIYGRIKKFAGRISSLWRMMSDLTWPVTSYTTGHEFNRGIWKTFGDTRIEDFWLQYYCNSTNITESVQEIHSFGYAWRYIRASMSLAGLLPPLEENGSMLLDGGYVDNLPVGEMKARGCNVIFAIDVGSMDDRTPMDFGDSLNGFWIMFNRWNPFSSHPNIPNMAEIQMRLGYVASVNALEKAKHTKGVIYARPPIDGYTTLDFARFEEIYRVGVEYGRKFLQSLVDEDKMPFIPGFQDSLTASVPELLLHRRNSI; translated from the coding sequence ATGGTCACAGAGACCACCATTTCTACTGCTCTTCCACCAATGCTGCCAGAACAGCTGGTCACAGAAATTTACCAAGGCACGGGATTCTCATGGGCATGGCGGCCGTTTACTTGGCCCATGGCACTGCTACGGTCAATCGTGCTCGCTTTGCTCTCAATCACGAAGGCAATCGTCAAGGCAACAAACAGAGTCACTTTCACGGTCCCattctctctcttcttgcTGCTCGCTGCAGTGCTCTGTTACATCACGTACACCGTGGTCAAGGGCAGGATCCTTTCACAGTACAAGAACCTACAACCAACACCTCTGTGCGAGGAGGACCCcatcaaaaacaaaaacactgcagatcaacagcagcaacagcactCGGGGAGAGACCCAACCCTGTCATCGTACTTGGACCAGTTCCTAAGCGCTATAAAGATCTTTGGATACTTGGAAAAACCAGTGTTCCATGAACTTACTAAAAACATGAGAACGCAAAAACTAGATGAGGGAGAAATCTTACTCTTGGATAACGCCATAGGGTTTGCCATTGTAGTAGAGGGGTCCCTCCAAATATACCACCACGTCGAAGAACGCCGCAAAACGTACGGAGTACCCTTCAAACCGCTGGACCCTCGCGATGACAGTAACGACCCGGAGAACGACAGCGACGTTGACATCGATTTCGATGACGATAACGATACAGATGACCTTACAGGTGATTACATATACCTGAGGGACGGGCTTGGGAAATTCCAATTGCTCAACACAGTGAAACCGGGGAACCCGGTGTCCTCACTCGTCAATATCCTCAACTTGTTTGTCCTGCAAGATCCcacgacaacaacaacgggGAACTCCCCACTGGACTCACCCCTCTCGAGATCGCTCAATCAATTGCCCACAGTGGTCCCCAACGTGGTCGCTAGAGCGGCAACAGATTGTACTATCGCAATCATCCCACCACACGCATTCGCTCACTTGCTCGAAATGTTCCCCAGATCAGCTGCACACATCACTCAGATGATCCTCACAAAACTGTACCACGTCACTTTCCAAACGGTACACTCATACCTCGGTTTGACAAACGAAATCATGTCCATTGAGAAAACACTCAACAGAACAATCAACTACAAGATCCCAGACTACCTCATCAGAACCGTGCTACAACAAAATAACACCAACtaccacaaccacaacaacGGTCCCAACTCCAcatccaacaacaacaacaacaacaaagagTACGTGCGCATCCCACCAAAACTCTCCAACAGCTCAAGCCTGAAATCGTTcagaaaagagaagacAAGACCGCCACCAAAGAGAGACTCGCAACAGGGATCGAGACACGTGGTTCTGGATGCAAGGGACCACCTCAACCCGGGAGACTTGCTGTCCAACGTCCCGCTTTCCAGAAGAGACGATTTCAACTTGGAGGCAATCGAGGGCGATACACTGGGGTCCACGGTGCATTCGTCGACTTCAGCGTCCACCTCAGACACACAACACCTCTCCTCCATCCAGACAACATCGTTCTCCTCAGTGAAGGAGGAGACGGAAACGTCTGCCGCTAGGATGGCCCTCATCGAAGCCATGTTCACCTTTTTGGGAGTCACGAGAAATAATATGTCGCTCGACTCGGAGACCAACTTGCAACACAGATCCTCAGAGACGTCACTGACAAACTCTTTCTCGTCCACATCCTCAAGGTCACGTAACACAGAGACAAACTTGCGGATCTTGCCAAGTTCGTTCGCAGTCACAAGCAGGGGCAGACAAAGGAACGACCCAAGCCGCTCCAAATTGTCGCCAAAGAGATCACACCACCAAAACCAGGGAGCgaagaagtacaaggaGGAGATCTCCCCGAACCTTGACTTTGAATCCGCCAAGGCCGAGTTCGCTCAGTACATCAAAATCATCTCGTACAAGAGGGGGGATctcatcatcaaacaaaACGCTAATGGCAAGGGTCTCTTCTACGTCATTTGCGGATCGATTGACGTCACGAGCTCGCGGGAATCGGACCTCATCGAGTCCAAGGAACGCCACATATTCACCGTCGAAGCGGGCGGGATCGCAGGGTACTTGTCATCGCTCGTTGGGTACAGATCCTTCACCAACTTGAGAGCCAAGACTGACGTCACAGTAGGATTCCTTTCGAATGAGGCACTAGAAAGATTGTGTGATAAGTACTTTTTGATATATCTAAGGATCGCCGAGACACTGACAGGGTTGCTGTCTCCGCGAATGCTGAAACTGGACCACGCACTGGAGTGGATCCACCTTTCCGCCTCAGATACCCTCTTCTCACAGGGAGATCCTGCAAACGGGATCTACGTCGTATTGAATGGACGGTTGAGACAGCTGCAGACAGAAACTACTGGTGAAGAACCGCAGGGGGGACATAAATCAGAACCTCCTACATCTCAGACAACAAGTTTGGGAGAACTGGCGCAGGGCGAAAGTCTGGGAGAAGTAGAAGTACTCACAGCTATGAACAGATTCACGACCACCGTCGCAGTTAGGGACTCAGAGCTGGCACGTATTCCGAGAACATTATTTGAATTGCTTGCAATGGAGCACCCTTCAATCATGATCAGGGTCTCCAGATTGGTAGCTAAAAAAATTCTGGGCAATAACAAACAGGGCTTCTCTTCATCCAAGATTACTGGTGAGAACGGGAACAGGTACGATTTCGATTTAACTATACCGCCTACAAAACCGAAAAGCCACCACCACACGTACAGTTCCTACAATCAAACATCAGCAAATTCCGGTACAGTCAAGTACAGAACTATCACAATCATTCCAGTAACAGCAGGGCTCCCAGTAGAAACATTTGCACACAAATTGGTGCATGCCTTCAAACAGGTAGGAAGAAATACAATCGGACTCACCCAGAGTACGACTTTATCGCACCTGGGGAGACATGCATTTGACAGACTGGCCAGTTTGAAGCAAAGTGGGTACTTTGCCGAGTTGGAACAGATCTATGATACAGTTGTGTACATCGGCGACACTGCTGTAAACTCTACATGGACGAAAACTTGCATCGACCAGGGTGATTGTATTTTGTTGCTGGCCAACTCATCCGCCTCTACCGAAATAGGTGAGTATGAAAAACTGCTGCTGAAGTCGAAGACAACGGCGAGAACTGAATTAATTTTGCTACACGAGGAGAGGTACGTGGAAGCGGGGTTAACGCAACAGTGGTTACGTCATAGATCGTGGGTCGATTCTCATCACCACATACAATTTATTGTCAGTGCATTGGCTGAAAACGTTACGAAAGCCAATGGTTCAAACTCCGCGGCAATCACGCTGCTCGATAAGCTGAGCCAGACAGACCTGGGTAGGAAAACGTACAACATCAAGCGCTTGTTACCAGACTCTATCAAAAACACTGTGGAAAACTTCTCGTTAAGATTTATGAATAAAAGCAGACAAGTTTATAACCCTGTCCATGTTCATAAAAGCGACTTCTTAAGGCTTGCTAGAATCCTGTCTGGACAGGCTATCGGACTCGTACtaggtggtggtggggCAAGAGGTATAAGCCATCTCGGTGTATTACAGGCAATCGAAGAGCAAGGAATCCCTATTGATATCATAGGTGGGACCTCGATCGGGTCATTTATTGGCGGGCTCTACGCTCGGGACTATGACGTCGTTTCCATATATGGTCGcatcaaaaaatttgcTGGCAGAATATCATCGCTTTGGAGAATGATGTCTGATTTGACCTGGCCTGTGACATCATATACCACCGGACACGAATTTAACAGAGGTATTTGGAAAACCTTTGGAGACACCAGAATTGAAGATTTCTGGCTACAGTATTATTGCAACTCTACAAATATAACAGAATCTGTTCAAGAGATCCACTCCTTTGGTTACGCTTGGAGATACATCCGAGCTTCGATGAGTTTAGCTGGTCTATTACCACCGCTCGAAGAGAATGGATCTATGTTGTTAGATGGTGGTTATGTCGATAACTTACCTGTCGGAGAAATGAAGGCCCGTGGTTGCAACGTTATCTTTGCTATCGACGTTGGTTCTATGGATGACAGAACTCCCATGGATTTTGGTGACTCGCTAAACGGGTTTTGGATTATGTTTAACAGATGGAATCCTTTCTCATCTCATCCGAATATTCCAAACATGGCTGAGATACAAATGAGGTTGGGTTACGTTGCATCTGTGAACGCATTGGAGAAGGCAAAACACACAAAAGGTGTCATTTACGCCAGACCACCTATTGACGGGTACACCACGCTCGATTTTGCCAggtttgaagaaatttACAGGGTAGGAGTTGAGTATGGTAGAAAATTCTTGCAGAGCTTGGTTGACGAGGATAAAATGCCTTTTATTCCCGGATTTCAGGACTCCTTGACAGCATCTGTTCCAGAGCTGTTGCTACACAGACGTAATAGCATATAA
- the MFT1 gene encoding Mft1p (similar to Saccharomyces cerevisiae MFT1 (YML062C); ancestral locus Anc_4.324) yields the protein MVLNELQRKRVKSKVLYSELDLPYNRYLDTLKRVSNLTSRVLSGQLDKDDPLNAREIQELKETAQLRFLELQNSIEVMKVSTENWQSNNELSKLNAEEGAKEALPAVKSVHKQLLQRMQAIRNTYDNVTAHNTEIEQLSEGRTTLSVSREQWEAQLGAELTKQLIEKSVLRVDNNSSVEKYRVYGDFSVGLKESKRCNVEMKSDIAKLADEVNLYKHKWLKDANVFSKITAVLQEELTRRDFEDQNMRGDEESQEEESQEEEEDGFASPRERKVDDHHEDFDTIEVDEAVDENESANDGELGGENENNPSDVILDDAGELQNGESEVIDKNEEDHADEEIGDEMQVDEEPTEPTGPVESGKIERETQEAPQSVALEQDLENLSPSPLIE from the coding sequence ATGGTATTAAATGAATTACAAAGGAAGCGAGTGAAGAGTAAAGTCCTATACAGTGAGCTTGATCTCCCGTACAACAGGTATTTGGATACGCTGAAAAGGGTGAGCAATTTGACCAGCCGTGTCCTCTCCGGACAATTAGACAAAGACGATCCTCTCAATGCACGAGAGATccaagaattgaaggaaacgGCTCAATTGCGGTTTTTAGAATTGCAGAATTCCATCGAGGTGATGAAAGTATCCACCGAGAACTGGCAATCTAATAACGAATTGTCGAAACTGAATGCCGAGGAAGGCGCCAAAGAGGCTTTACCTGCGGTGAAGAGTGTACACAAACAATTACTTCAGAGAATGCAAGCGATACGAAATACATATGACAATGTAACTGCTCATAACACTGAGATTGAACAGCTATCAGAGGGCAGAACGACTCTGTCTGTCTCACGAGAACAGTGGGAGGCCCAATTGGGCGCCGAATTGACTAAGCAACTGATCGAGAAGAGCGTGTTAAGAGTGGACAATAATTCGTCCGTTGAGAAATACCGTGTCTATGGTGATTTCTCTGTAGGTCTCAAGGAGTCCAAACGCTGTAATGTCGAAATGAAGTCTGATATCGCGAAACTGGCCGATGAGGTGAATCTGTACAAACACAAGTGGTTGAAGGACGCCAACGTATTTTCGAAAATCACTGCAGTTTTGCAAGAGGAATTGACGAGAAGGGACTTCGAGGATCAAAATATGCGGGGAGATGAGGAATCTCAAGAAGAGGAATCccaagaagaggaggaggacggATTTGCGAGTCCGAGGGAGAGGAAAGTAGATGATCACCACGAAGATTTTGACACTATTGAAGTAGACGAGGCTGTCGATGAGAATGAGTCTGCCAATGACGGCGAGCTTGGTGGGGAAAACGAAAACAACCCTTCTGATGTGATTCTTGATGATGCCGGTGAGTTACAAAACGGTGAATCCGAGGTAATTGACAAGAACGAAGAAGACCATGCTGATGAAGAAATCGGGGATGAAATGCaagttgatgaagaacCTACTGAGCCTACGGGACCCGTAGAGAGTGGAAAGATAGAACGTGAGACGCAAGAAGCTCCACAGAGCGTTGCCTTAGAACAGGATTTGGAAAACCTTAGTCCGTCACCGTTGATCGAATAA
- the PIF1 gene encoding DNA helicase PIF1 (similar to Saccharomyces cerevisiae PIF1 (YML061C); ancestral locus Anc_4.322), protein MIRRTFLHYTQILAPSLITVTTAWKTIGNMGATRPASSYIADGTATKKAKLSARECSDLALLMSDSDSEWEFSDLRPTLPAEPCDVQRQPPHPNKISGAKMISQPPWPEEDLFSEHILEQAAGRISSRLPQSTQPIAKISQIKQPPQPPLKSFENESEDSLLNCSSIMEIKPPPKIVPQAKEEEFDSFDQVDIPNNSVLSIHNTSLKSEQDPNPAKWGGKFALQTQLPQLNEQGEQVVGDIKLPPNTKVKVPLFLSKEQENIIDLAKEGHNIFYTGSAGTGKSVLLKEMIKALKTLYGVDEVAVTASTGLAACNIGGFTLHSWSGIGLGQGEPDKLYKKVRRSRKHLKRWEEVKALVIDEVSMLDGELLDKLNFIAQKIRKNHEPFGGIQVIFCGDFFQLPPVSKDPNNPTKFAFESASWKRGINMTIMLQKVFRQQGDTEFINMLNKMRLGTIDEETEQEFKKLNRPLPDDDIIPAELYSTRNEVDRANFARLNKLPGRVHSFTAIDGGSLDNAELKEKLLSNFLAPKDLRLKVGAQVMMIKNVDATLVNGSLGKIIDFIDGDTYMFLRTMEENDDLSTQQLEHLSKNPKALLDKFKAQEEQDEGGNDVNQQRRKIIKDAYCQYSTQEQTSLLDDTIFNFLNSKVGNNEEARVNIERKKQLIQNLHQNSKNRKLPLVRFKTSDMSSRTVLVEPEDWSIDDENEKTLVSRVQLPLMLAWSLSIHKSQGQTLPKVKVDLRRVFEKGQAYVALSRAVSREGLQVLNFDKTRILAHPKVVEFYRTLVSADKAVKQAHTTTERPVKRSYAPPYRAGLNRQNGLDRFQRPKSNTPPSFNSATKSSDSITDLLIRTIKR, encoded by the coding sequence ATGATTAGGAGGACCTTTTTGCATTATACACAGATATTAGCGCCTTCATTAATAACAGTTACGACAGCCTGGAAAACAATTGGAAACATGGGAGCAACAAGACCGGCATCGAGCTACATTGCTGATGGAACAGCGACCAAAAAGGCCAAATTGTCTGCCCGGGAATGTAGCGATTTGGCTCTTTTGATGTCTGACTCGGATTCAGAGTGGGAATTCAGCGATCTTAGACCAACGCTGCCAGCAGAACCCTGCGATGTGCAGCGGCAACCTCCTCATCCCAACAAGATATCTGGTGCCAAGATGATATCGCAACCTCCTTGGCCGGAAGAGGATCTTTTTTCGGAACATATATTGGAACAGGCTGCCGGAAGAATAAGCAGCCGCCTACCCCAAAGCACTCAACCGATTGCAAAGATATCCCAAATCAAGCAACCGCCTCAACCCCCTTTGAAGTcatttgaaaatgaaagcgAAGATAGTCTCTTAAATTGCTCATCTATCATGGAGATCAAGCCGCCGCCCAAAATAGTACCACAAGCGAAGGAAGAGGAGTTTGATTCGTTCGATCAGGTGGACATACCGAATAATAGTGTACTCAGTATCCACAACACCAGCCTTAAAAGCGAACAGGACCCGAACCCCGCTAAATGGGGGGGCAAATTTGCATTGCAAACACAATTACCTCAATTGAATGAGCAAGGTGAACAAGTTGTGGGAGACATTAAACTACCGCCTAATACCAAGGTGAAAGTGCCACTTTTCCTGAGtaaagaacaagagaacaTCATAGATTTGGCTAAAGAGGGCCATAACATATTTTATACTGGTAGTGCCGGTACGGGGAAGTCCgttttgttgaaggaaatGATTAAAGCTTTGAAGACACTCTATGGGGTAGATGAGGTCGCCGTCACAGCGTCTACGGGTCTTGCCGCATGCAATATTGGTGGTTTCACGCTTCATTCTTGGTCAGGGATTGGTCTTGGCCAAGGAGAACCTGACAAACTATACAAGAAAGTGCGCAGATCGAGGAAACATTTGAAGAGGTGGGAAGAGGTGAAGGCATTGGTGATTGACGAAGTATCGATGTTGGACGGTGAACTTTTAGATAAACTAAATTTTATTGCTCAAAAGATTAGGAAAAATCATGAGCCGTTTGGTGGCATCCAGGTCATATTTTGCGGAGATTTCTTCCAGTTACCAcctgtttcaaaagatcCGAACAATCCAACTAAGTTTGCGTTCGAGTCTGCATCGTGGAAAAGAGGGATTAATATGACTATCAtgcttcaaaaagtttTCAGACAACAAGGTGACACAGAATTTATCAATATGCTGAACAAGATGCGTCTAGGTACCATTGATGAAGAGACTGAGCAGGAATTCAAGAAACTAAATAGACCATTGCCCGACGATGATATCATTCCTGCAGAGCTGTACAGCACCAGAAACGAGGTTGACAGGGCCAATTTTGCTCGCCTAAACAAGCTTCCTGGGCGGGTACACTCCTTCACGGCTATTGATGGTGGTTCTTTGGATAATGCtgagttgaaggaaaagCTGCTGTCAAATTTTCTGGCCCCTAAAGACTTACGGTTGAAAGTCGGCGCACAAGTTATGATGATCAAGAATGTCGATGCTACGTTAGTCAACGGGTCTCTGGGAAAGATTATTGATTTTATAGATGGAGACACGTACATGTTCCTAAGAACCATGGAGGAGAATGACGATCTAAGCACGCAGCAACTGGAACATCTGAGCAAAAACCCAAAGGCACTTCTCGATAAGTTTAAGGCTCAAGAGGAACAAGACGAAGGTGGAAACGATGTGAACCAACAGAGACGTAAAATCATAAAGGATGCATATTGTCAGTACAGCACTCAAGAACAAACCAGTCTACTTGACGATACCATATTTAATTTCCTAAACTCAAAGGTGGGAAATAACGAGGAGGCTAGGGTGAACATAgaaaggaagaaacagctgATCCAAAACTTACACCAGAACTCTAAAAATAGGAAACTACCGCTGGTTCGGTTTAAAACTTCCGATATGTCAAGTAGGACCGTGCTAGTGGAGCCTGAAGACTGGTCCATAGACGatgaaaacgaaaaaacGCTTGTTTCGAGAGTACAATTACCACTCATGCTGGCATGGTCGTTATCTATCCATAAATCCCAAGGCCAAACACTCCCAAAAGTGAAGGTTGATCTTCGAAGGGTCTTTGAAAAAGGGCAAGCATACGTTGCGCTATCGAGAGCCGTCTCAAGAGAGGGTTTGCAGGTACTAAATTTTGACAAGACACGAATATTGGCGCATCCCAAGGTGGTTGAATTTTACCGGACGCTTGTATCCGCCGACAAAGCCGTTAAACAAGCTCATACGACGACAGAAAGGCCGGTGAAGAGGTCATACGCGCCACCTTACCGAGCGGGGCTCAATAGACAAAACGGTTTGGACAGATTCCAACGGCCGAAGTCCAACACGCCTCCGTCTTTCAATAGCGCCACGAAAAGCTCGGACAGCATCACTGATTTATTAATAAGAACTATAAAGCGTTAA
- the RPS1B gene encoding 40S ribosomal protein eS1 (similar to Saccharomyces cerevisiae RPS1A (YLR441C) and RPS1B (YML063W); ancestral locus Anc_4.325) translates to MAVGKNKRLSKGKKGLKKKVVDPFTRKEWFDIKAPSTFENRNVGKTLVNKSTGLKNAADALKGRVVEVCLADLQGSEDHSFRKVKLRVDEVQGKNLLTNFHGIDFTTDKLRSMVRKWQTLIEANVTVKTSDEYVIRIFAIAFTRKQANQVKRHSYAQSSHIRAIRKVISEILTREVQNSTLAQLTSKLIPEVINKEIENATKDIFPLQNVHIRKVKLLKQPKFDVGALMALHGEGSAEEKGKKVAGFNDEVLETV, encoded by the coding sequence ATGGCTGTTGGTAAGAACAAGAGACTATCCAAGGGTAAGAAGGGTCTTAAGAAGAAGGTCGTCGACCCATTCACGAGAAAGGAATGGTTTGACATCAAGGCTCCATCTACGTTCGAGAACAGGAACGTCGGTAAGACTTTGGTCAACAAGTCGACTGGTTTGAAGAACGCCGCCGATGCCTTGAAGGGTAGAGTTGTCGAAGTCTGTTTGGCCGACCTACAAGGTTCTGAAGACCACTCCTTCAGAAAGGTTAAATTGAGAGTCGACGAAGTCCAAGGTAAGAATTTGCTAACCAACTTCCACGGCATTGACTTCACCACTGACAAATTGAGATCCATGGTTAGAAAGTGGCAGACTTTGATCGAGGCTAACGTCACCGTTAAGACCTCCGACGAGTACGTCATCAGAATCTTCGCCATTGCCTTCACCAGAAAGCAGGCTAACCAAGTCAAGAGACACTCGTACGCCCAGTCTTCTCACATCAGAGCTATCAGAAAGGTTATCTCTGAAATTTTGACCAGAGAGGTCCAGAACTCCACTTTGGCCCAATTGACCTCCAAGTTGATTCCAGAAGTCATCAACAAGGAGATCGAAAACGCCACCAAGGACATCTTCCCTCTACAGAACGTTCACATCAGAAAGGTCAAGTTGTTGAAGCAACCAAAGTTTGACGTTGGTGCTTTGATGGCTCTACACGGTGAAGGTTCCGCCGAAGAAAAGGGTAAGAAAGTCGCCGGTTTCAACGAtgaagttttggaaacCGTGTAA